The genomic stretch AGATCCATGATCTTTCCTGTGCGAGCGGATTCTTCACATGCTGTAGCGATCTTACACACTGCCAAGATTTCTTTCGACTTGACCAGCGATTTAGCCTTACCGTGCACTATGTCGACAAAGTGATCGAACTCTCTTCTGTAGCCGTTCATGAAACGGCTAGCGAACGAGTACCAGATCGGGGCAGTGACCGATCCGTTCAGACCGTACTGCCGATGAATGGAGTTTGGCTGCTCGTTTTCAGCTTGTATGACACCCTTCGGACCAAACACCTCCACTCGTTGATCGTATCCATAAGTGCTATTGCGCGACAGATCGATCATACCCACGGTACCTGATGGAAAGTGCATGGTCACTGCGACCGTATCGAAATCCCCAATCGCCTTGATTTCCGGGATGTTCGCATCAACTATGGCCGAAATCTGTAATCggatattattaatctagTCAACggtattgcaaaattatatttattatatttaatattatttattatatttataaatttaactttttgaaTTTGCTTTTCCAGTCAATGACTCTACTAGCGAAGAATTTGATATCTcctttttgaaattaaataaacaaagaaaaaataaaaagtttccaaaataagatttataaaaattggagATTCATTTTTCTCGAGATGTTAAATTGAATAAGTTTAGACGAGTTTATATGAGTGCGTGAAAAAAACTCGCACCTTATCTGGATACTCGCCGAGAATCCAGGTCATAATATCGATATCGTGAACCAAACAATCGTGGAAGATACCGCCGGATGCTTTCAGATACTCTATAGTAGGTAGGGGAGAGTCGCGTGCGACGGTTTTGATCATGTGGACGTGTCCGACTTCACCTTTTCGAACTCGGTCTCGTACTTCCGAGTAGCTCGGATCGAATCGCCGATTGAACGCGCAAAACAATGGCTTGCCAATTTTCTCAGCCATATCGTAGCATTTGGCAGTGTCCGATCGATTTTCCGCTATAGGTTTTTCGCAGAAGACCGCCTTTTTTGCCTTCAAAGCCTTGATAACGATATTCTCGTGTGTGTAGGTCGGCGATGCCACGACAATCGCGTCGACACTGTACGAATCAGAAAAAGTGAAATTTgagaattatatactttttgcgcatatatatatgtatatatatatatatatatatatatctgtaaattcacaatgattattaaaccattaatatgagaaatcgaattaatatattgttatctatataatactttttaatatattatataatacatacgttaaatatataatatagatttaatttttattaatccttCAGGATTTTGAGAGatctcaatataaaaaaaaataattttatatttttttcaagaaaacgGGAAGATACCGAATAATTAAAGagcaaaatttgtattttattacttattatttatttaaaaaatgtattttattaaacatctgGCTTTAAAGACTCTACGCGACGATCAAAgggttaatatataattttcatcaatggtactttttcttatttaatgcaattacTCACTTGGAATCCTTGAATACTTTGTCGGATTGTTCACTATTTAAGAAAGTAACATCCTCTAGATTCCAGTGTTTACGCATATTTCGCCAGTTGCTCTCGACATCGTCAACGATATATACGAGTTTGACGCgtgtattagaaattatagatGCTAAATGTATCGTACCAGCACGACCCACACCAAATAAGGCCAGCTTAAGGATCGGATCGTTTCGGGAATCGGTCTTTAATACAAGGTCTTCTAAGTATCtgcaaaaacatatttttattgcgttaGTAAATGTACACACGCAAGGTCAGTGTCTTAAAGATATctcgaatatatttaaaaatgaaatttttgcgtTAAAATATAGCTTTTGAAGATAAATAGTTTTCTTCACTAAAAAGATCCTCAGTCCAGTATTTACTCGAGTTATCCGAGAAGATGCAATGATACAAATCAAATTGATCGCTTACTTTTTATAGAGGTAGTCCTCCTCAGGTGGTGAAGGTTTCGGCTTGACATAAGGGGATGTTTCCTTGAATTTTGCTGTTGCCATTTCTTTCACGATACACTTTACGTCAAACAAAACTCCTAAAGTCTTTCGCAATTGAGAGACTGATGATGTCTCTGgcttctcatatatatatatatacgaaaagaaataatgaaagagtGGGGGCAAGCTAATGTGATATAACGTATATTATTCGAGAGTTTAACTATCATAggcgttttaataaatacaagatGCATATTTTGCTAATTTCTTAAGATAAACATCATAGTATCTCAATTAAcatgtaacaataaaaattggatAGGTTTTGTTCTGAGTTATCCTGAATTGTTCGTAccaataaagattttttagtgATTTTAATTCCTTcttgctttttatatttttactgatcgatatttttaatatagattttgatAAGCTTTATATTTCAGCCtactcaattttttgtttagatttaataaaattagataaaaagctattattttttaaatttctttcttaaaaaataatttaactgtttagaataaaatattcatgaaattctagttttttattcataaatgattcatcttttcttttttgctaaCAACTgtcatattcaataaatataaatcaaattaaaaacgtACTAAAAACTCCGTTACagctacaataaaattataatatattttaactttattagtCAGCGACGGAAAGAAACAGCTGGtttattagcatttttttaaaatgcactaatatttttttttactaattattaacatCCTAACATGTTGAAGAAGAGGAGCGTATAGTGAACTATTCTCGGCTGACGACAAGTGAAGTTTCCAGACGGTTCTTACCGTTCATTAAATTCATTCACGAGGTACAATCGTCCGAGAAAAGTTCTATACTCGactagaaagagagaaagagagagaagtcgACGGGAGACGAGACGGGGTACTCGTTCCATAAAGAAGACTTTAAATTGTCCCGAGCATATCCGCCTGAGTTCGACTATGTTCTATGTTCCACAGTCTCTCAACTTGGTCATAATGCGGTTCATATATTTATGGcgtattattatgaaatgaaATTGCGGTTTCGCGTTTCTCTGCACAATCACCGATACCGCTTCATTTCTTGCATAATTCTTGCATAGTTATCATCCTGACCTATAACGCATTGAACGTATTAAACAGAATAGCCATATTATTCTTCCGTTACAATTCCGTTGACTATAGTCGTTTCAGAAGTTCAATGATAAATTAAGAACAatagaaaatcataaatttagcCGCTTGTATTAAAACATTCTGTAACAGTTGCTATAAAGCTTATTATTGATGGATGTCGATTATATAAACGATACTTGACGTAAATTTCCACGTGTTATTGCTGTTTCATGCAGAGGCTAGAGATTATCATGGAATTATCGCACGTTACATAACATATCATtggagtaaaaataaatcgtaaagtcatataaatacatatacgcaTCGCACACATTCCTGTGTTGCATACAAATTAAGAATCAATTCGCGATTGCATTACGATTATGAAATGAGACATTTAACCTCGAacggattaaataatttattcaaacaaacagagtataataaataacagcAACGATATCTAGAGTGCAGAATGCTGAATTGTCTCATCGAAATCGATGACATTCGCTGGCATGATTTATCAAACATTATCCAATGGTTGTTTTTATTCTGAAATCAATCCGAACAAGTGTTTTTATTGTGCGGCAATGATCACATTCAGCAAACgcgaattaaataatcaatcttttaaaaaaaaggagaatttaatttaataggtatattaaattattgttattatcgaCAATTGTTGCGTTCGCTAAACATGCTCAGTGtcaaaaaagaaactataaaatttgcgGGGAGACCACCAGATTGTGCCAATGGAAAACTTACAATggcaatgaaaaatttatgaacgGCAATTATCAGCCAGGAAAGTTTCATAGCGaaagaaaagaacaaaaaatatatttaagcctTTATTACAGCTAGCACATACTGGTATCTCACAATTCGTCATTTGTCTTACGATATGCTTTCTGCGGCATGAAAACAACTTCATCATCGTAGCTTTCCACATACGCCGCCCTTTTCCTCCTGTCTCTTCCCGGATCGGCGTCGACGAGAGCTATACTCGATCTAGTGTATCTGAAAATAggtttagtattattattatagataaaatttgttattatttattattatagatattattaattattattatagataaaattttaaaaaattgtcatctcgaagaaattttttgaaaaattaattttttttttataaaaaatgataatatatgataaattataattcaattatgaAGCCATTGAATACTGAATaactataatcaattttagatataaataaaatagtaagcaaaattttatcctctaattaatttcaagagattaatttaatatataacaattttttaaaattaggatataatattatagattgagATATCTAATGttaaagttgtaaaaaaatttgaaaaaagccTCGATAAaatcgcaatattttaatgacttACAGGATATGTTCCTTCgtttaatttagttttgcacattttataataGGAATAATACCGTGTCCAAAAAAACTATGCgtcataaaacatttttattaaaatatttaacaggaacttttttcataaattagaCTGATGATATTCTTTACATAATTCACTCACGTACTGCagagaaaatcaattatatctctattaagctcatgaataattgaaaacaCGCGATAATCGCAAAACTCTCATATCGAAAGTGAGTTGAATTAATAACAAGATAGCGCTTGCAATTATATTACCTTTTCTTGTTTCCATTTAAATTCGCCGTTACCGTGAGATCACGCGGTTTTGAGAAGTCACATTCCAACGTAAAAGCTGCATCACCCGGAGTCAATAGTTCATCATCGTGCTGGATGACCACGACGTTACTGTATTTCTCTCCattctgataaaattaaaaattttaaaattttaaaaaagtgaaaaaaataggcatctactaaatatttattcattctgaaacattatttattaatgaataaagttaaaatgaaaaattgttattaagagagaaaactgaaattttattgatcttagcaaatatacatttaaataatattgttgatttattttcatatcgtGATATTTTTGGGAAAATGCTATA from Cataglyphis hispanica isolate Lineage 1 chromosome 11, ULB_Chis1_1.0, whole genome shotgun sequence encodes the following:
- the LOC126853112 gene encoding inositol 2-dehydrogenase-like, whose protein sequence is MATAKFKETSPYVKPKPSPPEEDYLYKKYLEDLVLKTDSRNDPILKLALFGVGRAGTIHLASIISNTRVKLVYIVDDVESNWRNMRKHWNLEDVTFLNSEQSDKVFKDSNVDAIVVASPTYTHENIVIKALKAKKAVFCEKPIAENRSDTAKCYDMAEKIGKPLFCAFNRRFDPSYSEVRDRVRKGEVGHVHMIKTVARDSPLPTIEYLKASGGIFHDCLVHDIDIMTWILGEYPDKISAIVDANIPEIKAIGDFDTVAVTMHFPSGTVGMIDLSRNSTYGYDQRVEVFGPKGVIQAENEQPNSIHRQYGLNGSVTAPIWYSFASRFMNGYRREFDHFVDIVHGKAKSLVKSKEILAVCKIATACEESARTGKIMDLSWANGELPDDQ